One genomic region from Edaphobacter dinghuensis encodes:
- a CDS encoding sensor histidine kinase, translating to MSLKFRIASFTVSLIALNTAFIMWYATRGMQQARLRSISIVIRDFAFSAAHDVDRLRASIDFIAPGSAVLTFQAKDSALPASMQGLSAPDVRPMKDCLISGGRVCSRDDVAGIGYRDGEGGFHYAVIRLSQISQWPWILSLASTGFIAICFLSISLVYWWRKYFSIPITRITKSVAEFIFQRRSGEAHTMGSENSLIMAGIGDEIANLEQAIAGLLHRADQFRKETDARETQHLKWLSYLTHDLSSPLSRTLSRLQLLEIHHGMSVIEQHKHLEAIDRDIRRTMDVIGSVSQFAMLESNIQRNFVPISVVDLLEQTSRIFEFEACRKGVEIDLQIEPSIGTINAEKLLLRRAVENLISNALRFSPEGGIITVMAKRAGGLISLSVADTGLGISDEDLPRIFDFAFQGTDQRLPCVHGEMGVGLALVKKVAELHGGRVAAMNRVDRGAEFTLFLPIAPCALNAASPAQSVTHSSYTSH from the coding sequence ATGTCCCTTAAATTCCGAATCGCATCATTCACGGTGTCGCTCATCGCCCTTAATACGGCATTCATCATGTGGTATGCAACGCGTGGAATGCAGCAAGCACGTCTTCGGTCGATTTCCATTGTGATTCGAGATTTTGCATTCAGCGCGGCACATGATGTGGATCGCCTCAGAGCAAGTATCGATTTCATTGCGCCTGGAAGCGCTGTATTGACATTCCAGGCAAAAGACAGCGCTCTCCCGGCATCCATGCAGGGCCTAAGCGCGCCTGATGTTCGGCCAATGAAGGATTGTCTGATATCAGGCGGAAGGGTGTGTAGTCGCGATGATGTAGCTGGAATAGGCTATAGAGACGGAGAAGGTGGATTTCACTATGCGGTCATTCGACTTTCCCAGATCTCTCAATGGCCCTGGATCCTCTCCTTGGCCAGCACAGGATTCATAGCGATCTGCTTCCTGAGTATTTCCCTCGTGTATTGGTGGCGCAAGTATTTTTCTATACCCATTACAAGAATCACCAAATCCGTAGCTGAGTTTATCTTCCAGAGGCGTTCAGGAGAGGCTCATACAATGGGGTCGGAGAATTCATTGATAATGGCAGGAATTGGCGATGAAATCGCCAACCTAGAACAGGCCATAGCCGGTCTTTTGCATCGCGCTGATCAATTCAGGAAAGAAACCGATGCGCGTGAAACCCAACACTTGAAGTGGTTGTCTTACTTGACACACGATCTATCCAGCCCATTATCGCGAACCCTGTCAAGACTTCAACTACTGGAAATCCACCATGGAATGTCGGTTATCGAGCAGCACAAGCATCTCGAAGCAATTGACAGGGATATCAGACGCACAATGGATGTCATCGGTTCAGTCAGCCAATTCGCTATGCTTGAGAGCAACATACAGCGAAACTTCGTCCCTATTTCCGTTGTTGACCTCCTAGAACAGACAAGTCGAATCTTTGAATTTGAGGCTTGCCGCAAGGGCGTTGAGATCGACCTGCAAATCGAACCATCGATAGGTACCATAAATGCAGAAAAGCTCCTCCTCCGGCGCGCCGTCGAAAATCTCATCTCCAATGCACTGCGATTCTCTCCTGAGGGAGGAATCATTACAGTGATGGCGAAACGAGCGGGCGGGTTGATCAGCCTTTCCGTTGCAGACACAGGTTTAGGGATATCGGACGAGGATCTGCCGCGGATTTTTGACTTTGCGTTTCAAGGAACCGACCAAAGGCTCCCTTGCGTTCATGGTGAGATGGGAGTGGGCTTGGCTTTGGTAAAAAAGGTAGCCGAGTTGCACGGGGGCAGAGTCGCTGCCATGAATCGCGTAGACCGGGGAGCTGAGTTCACCCTGTTTCTGCCTATCGCACCATGCGCCTTGAATGCCGCCTCACCTGCACAGTCTGTCACGCACTCATCCTATACTTCTCATTGA
- a CDS encoding phosphotransferase, whose product MPGIPSPEYDAFRLLLLSGADDAVLVDASREPITLPRIFIPRWSRPSEHVQLFALKRWGLRIIVLTFFGEEPGGDGLVVAEALGDSAFQHFDDGSRWSPPEGLRHCEYWCGVKHAIDTVRGTTKESGPFSRFGWTAVFHEWLKTAVGPDEPMAFRQEFRQLNASPKSVLLRIRKRDGSLLWFKACDPIFSKERKVACALAALFPEHLPSIIAEHEAWNGWLMRDAGLPLDSIRGMREANPVRLMQTVGALQAKSIEYTASLIDAGCIDLRSPHLYKCFRNLLPALTEIVQAQIHQTPRRVRASDLHRIVDVLERTCQLLDEYGMPDGLVHGDLRPDNILVSDEQFVLVDWASAVIGPPFMAFEEIAMHPLLSSSSRASVLKLKSAYGQQWRGILSEKEIDLSFSIGPFMGSAMKICLLEPLLKTSYRLKPQFERHVRSLIRRLMSASTALNEKYRMSA is encoded by the coding sequence TTGCCGGGTATCCCAAGCCCAGAATATGACGCATTTAGGCTGCTGCTCCTATCAGGAGCGGATGACGCAGTTTTGGTTGACGCAAGCAGAGAACCTATTACGCTGCCTCGTATCTTCATTCCACGTTGGTCGAGGCCAAGTGAACATGTTCAGCTTTTTGCTCTCAAAAGATGGGGCCTGCGAATCATTGTTCTAACCTTTTTCGGTGAGGAACCGGGTGGGGATGGGCTTGTAGTCGCTGAGGCTTTAGGAGACAGTGCTTTTCAACATTTCGATGACGGGTCCAGATGGAGCCCTCCAGAAGGACTACGCCATTGCGAGTATTGGTGTGGAGTGAAGCACGCCATCGATACAGTGCGTGGAACAACAAAAGAATCTGGACCATTTTCTCGCTTCGGATGGACAGCCGTCTTTCATGAATGGCTCAAGACAGCTGTCGGTCCGGACGAACCAATGGCATTCCGCCAAGAGTTTCGACAACTCAACGCGTCGCCCAAATCTGTGCTATTGCGAATACGCAAGCGTGATGGCAGCCTTCTTTGGTTCAAGGCGTGCGATCCAATCTTCAGTAAAGAGCGGAAAGTTGCCTGTGCCTTAGCAGCATTGTTTCCTGAACATCTTCCTTCTATTATCGCTGAGCATGAGGCATGGAACGGCTGGTTGATGAGGGATGCGGGCCTTCCTCTGGATTCGATCCGCGGAATGCGAGAGGCAAACCCTGTTCGTCTAATGCAGACAGTTGGCGCGCTTCAGGCAAAGAGTATTGAGTATACAGCGAGTTTGATAGATGCTGGATGTATTGATCTCCGAAGCCCACACTTATATAAGTGCTTCCGCAACTTACTGCCTGCGCTTACCGAAATCGTTCAGGCACAAATACACCAGACTCCCCGTCGCGTCAGAGCATCTGATCTTCATCGGATAGTAGATGTTTTAGAGCGCACCTGTCAGTTGCTCGATGAATATGGAATGCCGGACGGTTTGGTGCACGGAGATCTTCGTCCGGACAACATTCTGGTCTCGGATGAACAATTTGTTTTAGTCGATTGGGCATCTGCGGTGATCGGTCCTCCATTCATGGCATTCGAAGAGATCGCCATGCACCCGCTCCTTTCATCAAGCTCTAGAGCATCCGTGTTAAAGCTCAAAAGCGCTTATGGGCAGCAATGGAGAGGAATTCTTTCGGAAAAAGAGATAGACCTGTCTTTCTCCATTGGCCCCTTTATGGGCAGCGCGATGAAGATTTGTCTACTGGAACCGCTGTTGAAGACAAGCTACAGGCTCAAACCGCAATTTGAACGTCATGTCAGAAGCCTTATCCGCAGACTAATGTCCGCTTCGACAGCGCTCAATGAGAAGTATAGGATGAGTGCGTGA
- a CDS encoding helix-turn-helix domain-containing protein: protein MATRQIHARLGQRVRALRKARNWNQDDLAVESGLGRTYISNFENGLKNPNLNTLAILAATFKMTVSELLDGCG from the coding sequence GTGGCAACTCGGCAAATCCATGCTCGGCTTGGGCAACGAGTCCGGGCACTCAGAAAAGCCAGGAACTGGAATCAGGACGATCTTGCGGTGGAGAGCGGTCTAGGGCGGACCTATATCAGCAATTTCGAAAACGGCTTGAAGAACCCTAACCTAAACACTCTTGCTATTCTCGCAGCAACATTCAAGATGACGGTCTCTGAGCTTCTTGATGGATGCGGCTAG